A window of the Dyadobacter pollutisoli genome harbors these coding sequences:
- a CDS encoding GntR family transcriptional regulator gives MESVFDKIRELREVTSYSKHDQIVVGIINAIDQKIVTPNDLLPSVNQMIQELNFSRETIRKGYGDLVDRGVVESKNRIGYYVTNAQTSQFMKVALLMYNLDTFEELFYRNFRQELGKKVQLDVFFHHGSIDFLESTLFQIKGKYGMYVVAPIPHRKTKEILETIPRANLMIFDRFEALDGEVNYIAQEFEKSTYSVLETLADKIREFDEIVFYHSPKSLDPKEIVSSFKRFLADYSIQGRIVSEFAPGSVEKGKAYFTLDNYTMWAILKECKSKKFTMGLDVGLLSVNDEPAKEFVDITTYSTDFALMGKLAGQAIMQKQKIQVILPNVLIRRKTL, from the coding sequence ATGGAGAGTGTATTTGACAAAATAAGAGAATTACGGGAGGTGACGTCCTATTCTAAGCATGACCAAATCGTCGTAGGGATTATCAATGCCATTGACCAGAAAATCGTGACACCCAATGATCTGCTGCCATCGGTCAACCAAATGATCCAGGAGCTTAATTTTTCCCGCGAAACCATCCGGAAAGGTTATGGTGACCTGGTCGACCGGGGCGTAGTGGAGTCCAAAAACAGGATTGGCTACTATGTGACCAATGCCCAGACCAGCCAGTTCATGAAAGTGGCCTTGCTGATGTACAACCTGGATACATTCGAAGAGCTTTTTTACCGGAATTTCAGGCAGGAACTGGGCAAAAAAGTGCAGCTAGACGTCTTTTTCCATCATGGCAGCATTGATTTTCTGGAAAGTACCCTTTTTCAGATCAAGGGAAAATACGGCATGTACGTGGTAGCCCCGATCCCGCACCGCAAAACCAAGGAAATTCTGGAAACCATTCCGCGGGCGAATTTGATGATATTTGACCGCTTCGAAGCATTGGACGGAGAGGTAAACTACATCGCCCAGGAATTTGAAAAATCAACCTACTCGGTTTTGGAAACGCTGGCAGACAAGATCAGGGAATTTGATGAGATTGTGTTTTATCATTCTCCCAAATCCCTGGATCCCAAGGAGATCGTCTCCTCATTTAAACGGTTTCTGGCAGACTACTCCATTCAGGGCCGGATCGTCAGCGAGTTCGCGCCTGGCTCGGTTGAAAAAGGAAAAGCTTATTTCACCCTCGACAACTATACGATGTGGGCCATATTGAAGGAATGCAAAAGCAAGAAATTCACGATGGGCCTTGACGTGGGGCTGCTCTCGGTCAATGATGAACCAGCCAAGGAATTCGTCGATATCACTACCTATTCGACGGATTTTGCCCTGATGGGCAAGCTTGCTGGCCAGGCGATCATGCAAAAACAAAAAATTCAGGTGATCCTGCCCAATGTGCTGATCCGGAGAAAGACCCTTTAA
- a CDS encoding alpha,alpha-trehalase, whose translation MIKNVVTALIWLIFIQSSFGQDQTLQFRSTDAALQTAFDRAKTMALSHKGKPGDPVGEWYEAALPTRSAFCMRDVSHQSMAAEMIGLGKANKNMFSLFAQNISDSKDWCSYWEINKDAKPAPADYRNDEAFWYNLNANFDVLNSAWQLYLWTGDKDYINGPEFANFHQKSVSDYIDRWVLQPDSLLLRPLHPNALASYDDEDHFQRCRGLASYSEGVRDLKMGVDLIAALSRGMKTYADMLRLNGKAKEAKLYDQKAEQYRQQIEKYWWSQKQAKYFTYYSSAGKFGYTEGETFLLWFDVLHDPARTKKVIDQILSREWNIENESYFPYLLGQYGYTDQVYDYILRLTDPATKRREYPEVSYGAIQGIVQGVMGISADARINLITTLFNGKKNDTNTIENLPVLKRKIALIQSQKKSSLHNTGSGPVQWRVMFTGNHAFITVNGTRRKATQKIIKGARTVSFLDVSVAANQQLTAQVN comes from the coding sequence ATGATCAAAAATGTCGTGACCGCATTGATATGGCTCATTTTTATTCAAAGTAGTTTCGGGCAGGATCAGACATTACAGTTCCGTTCGACGGACGCTGCATTGCAGACCGCTTTTGACCGGGCGAAAACAATGGCCCTGAGCCATAAGGGCAAGCCAGGCGATCCGGTCGGTGAATGGTATGAGGCTGCATTACCTACGCGTTCGGCTTTCTGCATGAGAGATGTTTCCCATCAGAGCATGGCAGCTGAAATGATAGGCCTTGGAAAAGCCAACAAAAATATGTTTTCGCTCTTTGCCCAAAATATCTCGGATAGCAAGGACTGGTGCTCGTATTGGGAAATTAATAAAGATGCAAAACCCGCTCCTGCTGACTATCGCAACGATGAAGCGTTCTGGTATAACCTCAATGCCAACTTTGACGTATTGAATTCGGCCTGGCAGCTCTATTTGTGGACAGGCGACAAGGATTATATCAACGGCCCGGAATTTGCGAATTTCCATCAAAAGTCAGTCAGCGACTATATCGACCGTTGGGTACTACAACCCGATTCGCTGCTATTGCGGCCGCTGCACCCCAATGCCCTGGCTTCCTATGATGATGAGGATCACTTTCAACGCTGCCGCGGACTGGCCTCTTACTCGGAAGGGGTACGCGACCTGAAAATGGGCGTCGATTTGATCGCCGCCCTCTCCCGCGGCATGAAAACCTACGCGGACATGCTTCGTTTAAATGGCAAAGCCAAAGAGGCCAAACTGTATGATCAAAAGGCAGAGCAATACCGCCAGCAGATTGAAAAGTATTGGTGGAGCCAAAAGCAAGCCAAGTACTTTACCTATTACTCCTCGGCGGGAAAATTTGGCTATACCGAAGGAGAGACATTTTTGCTTTGGTTTGATGTCCTGCACGACCCGGCCAGAACCAAAAAGGTGATCGATCAGATCCTGTCCCGAGAGTGGAACATTGAAAACGAGTCTTACTTTCCCTACCTGCTAGGGCAATATGGCTACACGGACCAGGTTTACGACTACATTCTGCGCCTGACTGATCCGGCTACCAAACGCAGGGAATATCCCGAGGTTTCTTACGGGGCTATTCAGGGGATTGTGCAGGGGGTCATGGGTATCAGCGCGGATGCGCGCATTAACCTGATCACGACACTGTTCAATGGCAAGAAAAATGATACCAACACCATTGAAAACCTTCCTGTTTTGAAAAGGAAAATAGCTCTCATCCAAAGCCAGAAAAAATCCTCATTGCACAACACAGGCTCCGGCCCCGTTCAATGGAGAGTCATGTTTACCGGAAATCACGCGTTTATTACCGTGAATGGAACCAGGCGAAAAGCAACACAGAAAATCATTAAAGGAGCGCGAACCGTATCGTTTCTGGATGTCAGCGTTGCTGCCAACCAGCAACTAACCGCGCAGGTTAATTAG